A region of the Lepidochelys kempii isolate rLepKem1 chromosome 24, rLepKem1.hap2, whole genome shotgun sequence genome:
CCTGATCCCAGCCCCCCTCTTGAACCAGATAGAGAGGTGTGCATAGGGATGGACAAACAGACGGGGGTACAGAAGGGGTGcagggggacagacagacagaggagagTACAGGGGGATGGATTGGGGGTGCATGGGATGGAAaaaggggggtgcagggagtgcacaGGGGGGTGCCTGGGGTCGGacagaggagggagcaggggtgCACAGAGGGGGGTGCCTGGGGTCGGACAGAGGAGGGAGCATGGGGCGGACAGGGGCATGCATGGGGCAGACAAAGAGAGGTGAAGGGGGATGGATCAGGTGTGcagggggacaggggaggggccagggcggGGGGTGCATGGGGCGGACAGAGGGGTCCAGGGGGCAGACGGAGGGGGGTCTGATCGTGAAAATATCAGCTGAAAGGTCGGGGGGGTCCAGGGGGATGAGCGGACAGAGTGGGGCCCAGGGGATGGatttgggggtgcaggggacagggggtgaaggggtggagagagggtggtgcagggggacggatcggggggtacaggggatggatcggggggtgcaggggagggggcgaaggggcggacagagggggagcaggggacggatcgggggtgcaggggagggggcgaaggggcggacagagggggagcaggggacggatcgggggtgcaggggagggggcgaaggggcggacagagggggagcaggggacggatcgggggtgcaggggacggatcggggggtgcaggggagggggcgaaggggcggacagagggggagcaggggacggatcgggggtgcaggggagggggcgaaggggcggacagagggggagcaggggacggatcgggggtgcaggggacggatcggggggtgcaggggaggggggcgaaggggcggacagagggggtgcaggggacggatcggggggtgcaggggagggggcgaaggggcggacagagggggagcaggggacggatcgggggtgcaggggagggggcgaaggggcggacagagggggagcaggggacggatcgggggtgcaggggacggatcggggggtgcaggggaggggggcgaaggggcggacagagggggtgcaggggacggatcgggggtgcaggggagggggcgaaggggcggacagagggggagcaggggacggatcgggggtgcaggggacggatcgggggtgcaggggaggggggcgaaggggcggacagagggggtgcaggggacggatcggggggtgcaggggagggggcgaaggggcggacagagggggtgcaggggacggatcggggggtgcaggggaggggggcgaaggggcggacagagggggagcaggggacggatcgggggagcaggggacggatcgggggtgcaggggaggggggcgaaggggcggacagaggggggagcatgggacggatcgggggtgcaggggaggggggcgaaggggcagacagagggggtgcaggggacggatcggggggtgcaggggagggggcgaaggggcggacagagggggtgcaggggacggatcggggggtgcaggggagggggcgaaggggcggacagagggggagcaggggacggatctggggtgcaggggacggatcgggggtgcaggggaggggggcgaaggggcggacagagggggtgcaggggacggatcgggggtgcaggagaggggggcgaaggggcagacagagggggtgcaggggacggatcggggggtgcaggggaaggggcgaaggggcggacagagggggtgcaggggacagatcggggggtgcaggggaggggggcgaaggggcggacagagggggtgcaggggacggatcgggggtgcaggggaggggggcgaaggAGCGGaaagagggggagcaggggatggatcgggggtgcaggggacggatcgggggtgcaggggaggggggcgaaggAGCGGaaagagggggagcaggggatggatcgggggtgcaggggacggatccGAGGTGCAGGGGacgggggcgaaggggcggacagaggggggcgaagggggacggatcaggggtgcaggggacggatcgggggtgcaggggaggggggagcaggggacggatcgggggagcaggggacggatcggggggtgcaggggaggggggcgaaggggcagacagagggggagcaggggacggatcgggggtgcaggggaggggggcgaaggggcggacagaggggggagcaggggacggatcgggggtccaggggaggggggcgaaggggcagacagagggggtgcaggggacggatcggggggtgcaggggagggggcgaaggggcggacagagggggagcaggggacggatcgggggtgcaggggagggggcgaaggggcggacagagggggagcaggggacggatcgggggtgcaggggacggatcggggggtgcaggggaggggggcgaaggggcggacagaggggggagcaggggacggatcgggggtccaggggaggggggcgaaggggcagacagagggggagcaggggacggatcgggggtgcaggggaggggggcgaaggggcggacagaggggggagcaggggacggatcgggggtccaggggaggggggcgaaggggcagacagagggggagcaggggacggatcgggggtgcaggggagggggcgaaggggcggacagagggggagcaggggacggatcggggggtgcaggggagggggcgaaggggcggacagagggggagcaggggacggatcgggggtgcaggggagggggcgaaggggcggacagagggggagcaggggacggatcgggggtgcaggggacggatcggggggtgcaggggaggggggcgaaggggcggacagagggggtgcaggggacggatcgggggtgcaggggagggggcgaaggggcggacagagggggagcaggggacggatcgggggtgcaggggacggatcgggggtgcaggggaggggggcgaaggggcggacagagggggtgcaggggacggatcggggggtgcaggggagggggcgaaggggcggacagagggggtgcaggggacggatcggggggtgcaggggagggggcgaaggggcggacagagggggtgcaggggacggatcggggggtgcaggggagggggcgaaggggcggacagagggggtgcaggggacggatcggggggtgcaggggaggggggcgaaggggcggacagagggggagcaggggacggatcggggggtgcaggggaggggggcgaaggggcggacagaggggggagcatgggacggatcgggggtgcaggggaggggggcgaaggggcagacagagggggtgcaggggacggatcggggggtgcaggggagggggcgaaggggcggacagagggggtgcaggggacggatcggggggtgcaggggagggggcgaaggggcggacagagggggagcaggggacggatctggggtgcaggggacggatcgggggtgcaggggaggggggcgaaggggcggacagagggggtgcaggggacggatcgggggtgcaggggagggggcgaaggggcggacagagggggtgcaggggacggatcgggggtgcaggagaggggggcgaaggggcagacagagggggtgcaggggacggatcggggggtgcaggggagggggcgaaggggcggacagagggggtgcaggggacagatcggggggtgcaggggaggggggcgaaggggcggacagagggggtgcaggggacggatcgggggtgcaggggaggggggcgaaggAGCGGaaagagggggagcaggggatggatcgggggtgcaggggacggatcgggggtgcaggggacggatccGAGGTGCAGGGGacgggggcgaaggggcggacagaggggggcgaagggggacggatcaggggtgcaggggacggatcgggggtgcaggggaggggggagcaggggacggatcgggggagcaggggacggatcggggggtgcaggggaggggggcgaaggggcagacagagggggagcaggggacggatcgggggtgcaggggaggggggcgaaggggcggacagagggggagcaggggacggatcgggggtgcaggggaggggggcgaaggggcggacagaggggggagcaggggacggatcgggggtccaggggaggggggcgaaggggcagacagagggggtgcaggggacggatcggggggtgcaggggagggggcgaaggggcggacagagggggagcaggggacggatcgggggtgcaggggagggggcgaaggggcggacagagggggagcaggggacggatcgggggtgcaggggacggatcggggggtgcaggggaggggggcgaaggggcggacagagggggtgcaggggacggatcgggggtgcaggggagggggcgaaggggcggacagagggggtgcaggggacggatcggggggtgcaggggaggggggcgaaggggcggacagagggggagcaggggacggatcgggggagcaggggacggatcgggggtgcaggggaggggggcgaaggggcggacagagggggagcaggggacggatcgggggtgcaggggaggggggcgaaggggcggacagaggggggagcatgggacggatcgggggtgcaggggaggggggcgaaggggcagacagagggggtgcaggggacggatcggggggtgcaggggagggggcgaaggggcggacagagggggtgcaggggacggatcggggggtgcaggggaggggggcgaaggggcggacagagggggtgcaggggacggatcgggggtgcaggggagggggcgaaggggcggacagagggggagcaggggacggatctggggtgcaggggacggatcgggggtgcaggggaggggggcgaaggggcggacagagggggtgcaggggacggatcgggggtgcaggggagggggcgaaggggcggacagagggggtgcaggggaggggggcgaaggggcggacagagggggtgcaggggacggatcgggggtgcaggagaggggggcgaaggggcagacagagggggtgcaggggacggatcggggggtgcaggggagggggcgaaggggcggacagagggggtgcaggggacagatcggggggtgcaggggaggggggcgaaggggcggacagagggggtgcaggggacggatcgggggtgcaggggaggggggcgaaggAGCGGaaagagggggagcaggggatggatcgggggtgcaggggacggatcgggggtgcaggggagggggcgaaggggcggacagagggggtgcaggggacggatcggggggtgcaggggcgggggcgaaggggcggacagagggggtgcaggggacggatcgggggtgcaggggagggggcgaaggggcggacagagggggtgcaggggacggatcgggggtgcaggggagggggcgaaggggcggacagagggggtgcaggggaggatcggggggtgcaggggagggggcgaaggggcggacagagggggtgcaggggacggatcgggggtgcaggggaggggggcgaaggggcggacagagggggagcaggggacggatcaggggtgcaggggacggatcgggggtgcaggggagggggtgaagggggacggatcgggggtgcagAGGATGGATCcgaggtgcaggggaggggggcgaaggggcggacagagggggagcaggggacggatcgggggtgcaggggacggatcggggggtgcaggggagggggcgaaggggcggacagagggggtgcaggggacggatcggggggtgcaggggagggggcgaaggggcggacagaggggttgcaggggacggatcgggggtgcaggggagggggcgaaggggcggacagagggggtgcaggggacggatcggggggtgcaggggggggcgaaggggcggagagagggggtgcaggggacggatcgggggtgcaggggagggggcgaaggggcggacagatggggagcaggggacggatcgggggtgcaggggaggggggcgaaggggcggacagagggggagcaggggacggattgggggtgcaggggagggggcgaagggggacggatcgggggtgcaggggacggatcgggggtgcaggggaggggggcgaaggggcggacagagggggtgcaggggacggatcgggggatgcaggggaggggggcgaaggggcggacagagggggtgcaggggacggatcggggggtgcaggggagggggcgaaggggcggacagagggggagcaggggacggatcgggggtgcaggggaggggggcgaaggggcggacagagggggtgcaggggacggatcggggggtgcaggggagggggagcaggggacggatcgggggtgcaggggaggggggcgaaggggcggacagagggggtgcaggggacggatcggggggtgcaggggagggggcgaaggggcggacagagggggagcaggggacggatctggggtgcaggggaggggggcgaaggggcggacagagggggtgcaggggacggatcggggggtgcaggggagggggcgaaggggcggacagagggggagcaggggacggatcgggggtgcaggggaggggggcgaaggggcggacagagggggtgcaggggacggatcggggggtgcaggggagggggagcaggggacggatcggggggtgcaggggagggggcgaaggggcggacagagggggagcaggggacggatcggggggtgcaggggagggggcgaaggggcgaacagagggggtgcaggggacggatcggggggtgcaggggagggggcgaaggggcggacagagggggagcaggggacggatcgggggtgcaggggacggatcggggggtgcaggggagggggcgaaggggcggacagagggggagcaggggacggatcgggggtgcaggggaggggggcgaaggggcggacagagggggtgcaggggacggatcggggggtgcaggggagggggcgaaggggcggacagagggggagcaggggacggatcgggggtgcaggggaggggggcgaaggggcggacagagggggtgcaggggacggatcgggggtgcaggggagggggagcaggggacggatcggggggtgcaggggagggggcgaaggggcgaacagagggggtgcaggggacggatcggggggtgcaggggagggggcgaaggggcggacagagggggagcaggggacggatcgggggtgcaggggacggatcggggggtgcaggggagggggcgaaggggcggacagagggggagcaggggacggatcggggggtgcaggggagggggcgaaggggcggacagagggggagcaggggacggatcgggggtgcaggggaggggggcgaaggggcggacagagggggtgcaggggacggatcggggggtgcaggggagggggagcaggggacggatcggggggtgcaggggagggggcgaaggggcggacagagggggagcaggggacggatcggggggtgcaggggagggggcgaaggggcggacagagggggagcaggggacggatcggggggtgcaggggagggggcgaaggggcggacagagggggtgcaggggacggatcgggggtgcaggggacggatcgggggtgcaggggagggggcgatgggggacggatcgggggtgcaggggacggatcggggggtgcaggggagggggcgaaggggcggacagagggggtgcaggggacggatcgggggtgcaggggacggatcgggggtgcaggggagggggcgatgggggacggatcgggggtgcaggggacggatcggggggtgcaggggagggagcaggggacggatcgggggagcaggggacggatcggggggtgcaggggagggggcgaagggggacggatcgggggagcaggggacggatcgggggtgcaggggacggatcgggggtgcaggggaggggcgaaaggggacggatcggggtgggggggtcacacgAAGGCTCCCTCCCGCACTCACGGCTCCGCCGGCGCCTCTCCCGGTTCCGCCCCCTCCGGCCCGGCTCGGCCCGGCTCGGCCCCGGGGGAGGAGCCGCCGTCTCGGTTTCTGTTTCCCGGCCCCGCTGTCACCCGGCCTGGAGGGACCCACTGCGGGTGAGCGGCTGGACCGCCCTCCCTccgagaacccaggcgtcctggctcccccccacccgagaacccaggcgtcctggctccccctccccaaccactggaccccactcccctcccagagcccgagaggacccaggcgtcctggctccctgcccgtcctccccccccccaaccactagaccccactccgctCCCAGAGCCCAAgaggacccaggtgtcctggctcaccacccctccccccgctttaaccactagaccccacttgaACTCCCAGCCCCAACCACCAGCGCCcccagagaacccaggcgtcctgactccccGCCCCAACCACCAGCGCCCCccactaaccactggaccccactcccctgccagagccagggagagaacccaggagtcctgactccagcctgCTTCTCCTTGCAGCTCTGGCCATGGCAGCCCCGGCGGGCTTGGACGACGCTTTCCTCCGGGACCTGCTGGCCCGCTACGAAGCCCAGGACCCCGGCACGGCCGCCGCCCGCCTCCAGGCCCTGGTGGACTCGGTCAATGCCCTGAAGGCCGACGTGGCTGTGGTGGGCCGCCGGGGCGCCGGGGTCACCACGCTGATCCACGCCCTTGTGGGAGAACGCCCCGGCTTGGAGGACCCCCAGGCCTTCTTCCAGCAGGCACCAGAGCCCCCAGGGCAGCCGGCCGGCTCCACCCACCCCGCCTACCCCACCCTGGCGCTGTGGGATCTCCCGGGCTTCCAGGAGCCGGAGAAGCCGGGCGACTACACGAAGCGGCTGGGGGACCTGGGGAAGTACGGCTGCCTGGTGCTGGTGGTGGGCGAGGGAAGCCCGGCAGATGCCCACCTGCAGCTCCTCAAGGCCTTCCAGCAGAAGCGGAAGCCCTATTACGTGGTGCGCACCAAGGTGGACCTGGACTTGCACACGGCCAAGAGGCGGTTCCAGGCCCGGTACAGCTCGGCGGAGGCGCTGGCCCTGGCCCGGAAGGGGGTGGCCGAGGTGCTGGCCAAGAACGGGCTGGAGACCAGCAGGGTTTTCCTGGTCTCGGGCCTGGAGACGGACAGGTACCAGTTCAGCCAGTTCCAGGACAAGCTGGAGGAGGAGATAATCCAGCTGAAGAGGTGAGCGGCGTAGGGCTagtagccaggactcctgggttctttccccagctctcagaggggagtggggtctagcaggtcagagcagggggccgggagtcaagactcctgggttctctccccagctctgggaggggagtggggtctagcgggtcagagcagggtgggacgggagccaggactcctgggttctctccccaactcggggaagggagtggggtctagcggggcagggcagggcgggagccaggactcctgggttctggctctgggaggggagtggggaaaaTTTTACAGCATTTTGAAAAATCAGCTTTTTTACAGAAACTGCAGTAAAACTTCCACACTGGGTATTGAGGGGCCACATCACAGtaagtgctgcacagacacacaccccccgccgcattgtgccgggcgctgcacagaccccgccCGAGATCAGAGGCTCCATTGTGGGGCGCTGCATGGACCCCGCccaagacacagtccctgccccatgtCCTCCAAGAGGTGGAGCTTCCAATCTGCACAGACAAAAGAAGGCTCCTTCTCCCACTTtatacaggtggggaaactgaggcccaaggAGAGGCAGTGGCTCACACggagtctgtggctgagctgggaccAGACCCCCAGTGTCCTGGGTTCCGGTAACACCAGGTACAAGCTTCCTCTCTACCCAAAGCGCAGCAGAGGGGCTCCAATCCCCCTGTCCCGTCCTCTCTGTGCAGGGCCCATGACGGGGAGCTGGAGGACCTGAGGGCCGTGAGCCCGAGGAAGATCCAGGAGCTGTACCAGGCCTGCGCCACGGGGGGACTGGCAGAGGTGCCTGCCATCATCTGCTCGGCACTGGAGGAGCCCTCGCAGATCCGGCTGGACGTGGCAGTGCTGGGGGAGGCCGGCTCGGGCAAGTCGGCGCTGGTAAACGCCCTGAGGGGGGTGGGCTGCGGGGAGCCAGGGGCGGCCCCCACGGGGGTGACAGCCACCACCCAGAAAGCCGCAGCTTACGCCCTCCCCACTGTGCCCGGCCTGTATCTGTGGGACTTGCCAGGAGTGGGGGTGACGGAGGAGGACGTGGGGCGGCTGGATCTGTCCCGTTACGACTTCTTCCTGCTGACGGCCTCAGAGCGCTACCGCCATGCCCAGAGCCAGCTCGCCCGGGCCGTCAGCGCAGCCGGGAAGCGGTTCTTCTTCGTCAGGACCAAGGTGGACGTGGACGCCCAACCTGGCCCCGAGCTCCGCCCCGTGGAGGAGATCCGGAGCAGCTGTGTGGGCGCCCTCCAGAAGGATGGCGTGAGCTCCCCAAGGGTCTTCCTCGTCTCCAGCCTTCTCCGCGAGGCCTACGACCTGCCGGCCCTCCGGGCGGCCCTTGAGAACGACGCCCCAGCCTTGAAGAGGGAGGCACTGGAGAAGGCCATCCCCATGGCCTTGAGCCGCCTGGTGAGGAGGAAGAGCAAGGCGCTGATGAAGGACGTCTGGCGCAAGACCCTGCAGAGCTGCCTCTACTCTGCAGAGAAACCTGGCCCGGACGTGGCCACCAGCCTCATCAACACAGCCTCGGCTTTCTCCATCGAGCTGGGCCTGGTTGAGGAGTCCTTGGCCCAGGTGGCCAAAGCCACAGGGAAGCCCGTCAGACTGCTCCAGGCTGAGATCCGGAGCCCCTGGCTCAAGCGGCCCGACCCGAAGCAGGTGCTGAAGCAGATCACTAAGCCCGTGCCCTTCTCCTCCAGGATGTGGAGCTTGGTGCCCTACTGGGGCCGCGGGGACGAGGGGCAGCCCGAGATCTCCCTGGAGGCCACCTACAGGGTGCTGACACAGGCCCTGGCAGAGATGACGGAGGACGCAGAGCGGATGCTGCGCCGAGCCTGTGCCAAggagtagggggaggggctgtttgtAGAGTGTTTCCTCACccagcgctgagatgcagccacctctggggtggggctcaggggctgtttatGGGGGGATCCCTCTCCTGGTGCTGAGAGACAGCCAGGGAGGCCGTGTGACACAGGGGTTGCTGAGTGTGGTTATACGGCTATGTCACTGCATGGTTCTTTCCTGTGTCCTGCACGTATGAGAATAAGGTGCGACCTGCCCGTCTAGGGGGCGCCCTACTGAGCTCAACAAGGCTGATGTTGTAGCCAGGGTCACACACAGGGGCCCTCCGCGGTGCAGACTTCGTATTAGTTCTTTCTTGTCTGTTTTCCTTCAATCAGAAATAAAATGGAGACCCAAACAGGACCTTTGCTCTGTGTTGATGGAAAACACGTCGACGATGAAAgcgcggctgctggctggggcacTGCTGGCAGCGCCACGCCACCCCAGGGCCGCACTGGGGCCGGCCCTGCCTGGGAGAGGAAAGGGGGCGCCCTTGCTGACCTCCACCCTGCAGCAGGACACTGTGTGCCCCACTGCACCCTGAGCATTTGACGCTCTCAGGgccccagtgcatcatgggaatttGGGGGTGCCGGCACCATAGTCAACCCCGGGGAATTTGGGGATCTCCGTgccccagtgcattctgggaagtTGGGGCTCTGAACGCCCCAGTGCACTCTGGGAATATGGGGCGCTCCACCccccagtgcatcatgggaatttGGGGGTGCCGGCACCATAGTCAACCCCGGGGAATTTGGGGATCTCCGTgccccagtgcattctgggaagtTGGGGCTCTGAACGCCCCAGTGCACTCTGGGAATATGGGGCGCTCCACCccccagtgcatcatgggaatttGGGGGTGCCGGCACCATAGTCAACCCCGGGGAATTTGGGGATCTCCGTgccccagtgcattctgggaagtTGGGGCTCTGAACGCCCCAGTGCACTCTGGGAATATGGGGCGCTCCACCccccagtgcatcatgggaatttGGGGGTGCTGGCACCATAGTCAACCCCGGGGAATTTGGGGATCTCCGTgccccagtgcattctgggaagtTGGGGCTCTGAACGCCCCAGTGCACTCTGGGAATATGGGGCGCTCCACccccagtgcatcatgggaatttGGGGTGGCGGATGCCTCGGTGGGCGCTGGGAACGCGGCCCCTCCATGCCCCGGTGCACCCTGGGATATCAGGGTGGGGCGCCTCCCGCAGGAGCCTGCAGCTGCCCCTGAATTGTCTCGCCCCCTCATTGGAGAGGCTTTCCCGGCGGACTGCGCATGCGCATGACTCTAGCCCCTCTTCCACCACCAAGAAGTATCACGCATGCGCAGGCCTTTAGTCGCATCGTTGCCGCGACGCATTGAGTGGAACTTATACGCATGCGCATCATCGGACCCAGTGGCACACAATCTGTGTCGCGCATGCGCAGTCCACTTTGCCACGCGCCTTCCTCAACGCGTATGCGCACGCACCTGCCGGAGTAGCGCGACGCCGCGGACAGAAGGACCCCGCGTCCCCCTGTCTTTTGGGTTGCCCTGATGAATGCCTGAGTAAAATTACACATATccgggggcagggttggggggagggagcccagatggggtaagaggggaagggaagggagcagTCCCGGGGCCGGTAGTTTGGGTCAGGAGCAGGTAGGGGCAGCCCCACCGGAAACGGAGGGGTCCTGGCTGGGTGGGCATCGGAAACAGGAAGGCGAAGCAGgcgagggaggaggagagagaaagagagagagagggaggtccgtggggggaggggtggctgaggGGGGTCTCcaaggggggaggctgggaggggtccgtggggggaggggtggctgaggGGGGTCTCcaaggggggaggctgggaggggtccgtggggggaggggtggctgaggGGGGTCTccgtggggagaggctgggaggggtccgtggggggaggggtggctgaggGGGGTCTCcaaggggggaggctgggaggggtccgtggggggaggggtggctgaggGGGGTCTCcaaggggggaggctgggaggggtccgtggggggaggggtggctgaggGGGGGTCTCcaaggggggagg
Encoded here:
- the LOC140902555 gene encoding interferon-inducible GTPase 5-like, with the translated sequence MAAPAGLDDAFLRDLLARYEAQDPGTAAARLQALVDSVNALKADVAVVGRRGAGVTTLIHALVGERPGLEDPQAFFQQAPEPPGQPAGSTHPAYPTLALWDLPGFQEPEKPGDYTKRLGDLGKYGCLVLVVGEGSPADAHLQLLKAFQQKRKPYYVVRTKVDLDLHTAKRRFQARYSSAEALALARKGVAEVLAKNGLETSRVFLVSGLETDRYQFSQFQDKLEEEIIQLKRAHDGELEDLRAVSPRKIQELYQACATGGLAEVPAIICSALEEPSQIRLDVAVLGEAGSGKSALVNALRGVGCGEPGAAPTGVTATTQKAAAYALPTVPGLYLWDLPGVGVTEEDVGRLDLSRYDFFLLTASERYRHAQSQLARAVSAAGKRFFFVRTKVDVDAQPGPELRPVEEIRSSCVGALQKDGVSSPRVFLVSSLLREAYDLPALRAALENDAPALKREALEKAIPMALSRLVRRKSKALMKDVWRKTLQSCLYSAEKPGPDVATSLINTASAFSIELGLVEESLAQVAKATGKPVRLLQAEIRSPWLKRPDPKQVLKQITKPVPFSSRMWSLVPYWGRGDEGQPEISLEATYRVLTQALAEMTEDAERMLRRACAKE